GCTTGCACCCCTGCTTCCAGCCTTTGATTAAGGTTATTGAGGGTGCGTAAATTTTCAAGCAATTCTAATAATGGCTCATCGGTTCGCTTGGTTTGCTTTTGCTGCTTATGTATCTCCTGTTGATAAAGCAATGCCCCCAATTCACCTAAAACCATCATCAAACGTGCTTTTGCTTCCCCTGTCAGTAAATAGCCCCAGCGTTCTGAACCCAGTAACAGCAAACCCAAGCAACGATCTTTATAGCGAATTGGTAAAAGAATCGTTCCTTGGATCTGCAATTTTTCAGCAATTTTGCGCCATTCGGCGGCGCGGATTTCAGTTTGTAAATCAGCTATGCCCAAGGGGTGTTGTTCAATCACCACTTGCTCTAATAAATCCCCAGGACTGAGAACAACCTTTTGGTATAAAAAGCTCGTGTCGCGATCCGGTGTAATACCGCCTTTGCCGAATAATATGTGATTCAGGCGATCGTAAAGGGCAATCCAAATCAGTTTGTAGTCAAACTGTTCTTTAAGATAAGAAATAGTAGTTTCAATCAGAACGTCAACATCATCTTCTTCTCTGAGGCTCTGGAGGACGCGCCCCAAAGAGAGGATCTGTTGTTCGGCGGCTATAGGTTTTTGCGGCTGCCCCATCTGATTTATTGGTTAACATAACTTGTAATATATAAGATGCCCAGAAAACCACCCTGAGTAATATCGCCATAAGTGTTTAATATTGAACCGGAACAGCTTAATAGGCGGTTATGTACCCACAAGTACCTATAGCAAAACAAACCGTTGATTTTTTCTTAGTTTGCGTCAGATTAAGTAATTTACCTTAAACAGCAAGAAGGCTCACACTGAACCCTACGGATTCAGTTTTGAGATGAATTGCGCGTGAGTTGACGACAGTCTTCTGAACGGGAAAGTGAGGTTTTTATGACCGATAGAAATCTTGCTGCAATGAGTAGAGAACAATTAAGAGACTACGTGAAAAAACATCCACAAGACCAGGCTGCTTTCCAAACGTACATGGACAGGCTACAAAATGAACCTGGTATTGAAATAACTTCAATGGATCAATTTGAGCAGCTAGTCCGCGAGAGAATTAGACAATCTCAAAATGAATGATCTGCGCTAGTTCCAAAAATCAAAGCTAATGGATATTTATAAATTTGCAATTAGTCCGCTTTTGTTCAATGTGGTAAAAACAGACCCAGAGTGGTTACACCAGCAGACGATTCGCAGTTTTAGCTGGCTATCACAAACCCCTACTAGTTGGGCAAACCAACGCCTACAAAAATCTTTATCTCTGTACGATTCGCACCTAGAACAAAAGTTGTTTGGGCTAAATTTCCCAAATCCAGTAGGATTAGCAGCTGGGTTTGACAAGGATGGAGTAGCTGCTGGTATTTGGTCTAATCTGGGTTTTGGCTTTGCAGAACTAGGAACTGTAACTTTTCACGCACAACCAGGAAATCCGCGTCCCCGTTTGTTTCGCTTACCGTTGGATAAAGCCGCTCTCAATCGTATGGGCTTTAACAATCTCGGTGCAGCAGCAATGGCAACCCGTTTGGTACAGGAAAAACAGGAGTCTACCAACTTAATACCCATAGGGATAAATTTGGGTAAATCTAAGGTAACTCCTCTAGAAGAAGCCGCACAAGATTATCTCGATAGTTTTCGCCTACTCAAGGATTTGGGAGATTATTTTGTTGTTAATGTCTCTTCCCCTAATACGCCGGGGTTGCGATCGCTCCAAGATGCTTCTATGCTCAGTGCCATCTTGAATTTATTACAACAAGAAAACACTACACATAAACCAATTTTTGTCAAGATAGCGCCAGATTTAGATTGGGTTGCGATCGCTGAAATTATTTCTTTGGCTAAAACCTACAATTTGGCGGGAATTATCGCCACCAATACCACCATCCGCCGTGATGGACTGAAAACCCAGGTAATTAACCAAACTGGCAAATCACCTCAAGAAGAAGCTGGCGGAATTAGCGGTGAACCATTGCGCGATCGCTCCACTGAGGTAATTCGTTTTATTTGGCAGCAAACCCAAGGAGAAATTCCAATTATTGGCGTTGGTGGCATTTTTTCCCCAGAGGATGCTTGGGAAAAAATTACTGCTGGTGCTAGTTTAATCCAGGTTTATACTGGCTGGATTTACGAAGGCCCACTGATGGTACGCCGGATTCTAGAAGGTTTACTTTCCAAGCTAGAACAAAACGGATTCAATTCCATCAGAGAAGCTGTGGGCTTAGAAATAAAAAGTAAAAAGTAAAAAACAAACCTTTAAAGTCCTTTCTTTTGCCTTTTGCCTTTTAACTTTTGCCTTATTATTCCTCCTCTACTGGGAAAAACTCTTTAGTTTTTTCTGAGTATGACCAGGCAATACCATCAGGGTCTTTACTGCGACTCCATTCAGGAAACTCTGGATCATTTCGTCGTTTATAAACCGTGCTGGAATAGACATTTAGACGTTTGGCAAGTTCAGATTGGATCAGAGAGCCAAAAATTAACTGTTTTTCCAGCGATCGTTTAGCTTCCTCATGGGTTAGGGTTGGCTCTGGTATTGATTCAGTTTCTGTTTCTTCCTCCTCAAGTGTTGTTGTCGTTGGTGGTGCTAAGAGCGATCGCGCAGTTTTAGTAACTGGTTGAGCCGGAAGTTCTTTGACAGGCTCACTACTGTCAAGAATATTGCCGAGAATGCTGGCAGTTATAAAGTAATAAGACTGGCCCGCTTCTTCGGAATTCACTATACTGGCACCAAATTCCGAGGCTTTACCATCCAAGTAGCGTTTTGCCGTTGTTCCGGGAAAATTGCCCTTGATTGCCAAATCCATAGGCGTAAGTCTGCCCTGATTTTCTCGAACCAATTGATGAAAAATTGGGTTAACTCGTATAGTCCACTGTTGCCATTGATATTCCTGCCAAATCTTGAAGCCAATTGCCAGCACAATTAGCGCTAGCAAAATTCTCCAGGTAGCAACCAGGAAAATAATCAAAAACGAGATGGGCAAAAGTAGAACGAGAAAAGCCTTGCCGTTGTCTTCTATGGGTTTTTCACTCATGCCGATTTTTGCCAAGTGAATTTGTGGAAATAATATTATATATATTGGCAAAAATTGTGACACTTTTTTGTATCTTTTGGCAAAGTTGTGGCAAACTTGCCGGCAAAACCTTTACCGTGTAGGTGTTATAGCCTATTGAAACTGGAACTTCTCTTATTGGTCTGCGATGCCTACGGCGGTAAACTACGCGCAAAGTTTTTACCCAGAGAAAAAAGAAGATTTCTAACTCAACCAACAACTCTATAAATTTAAATCGTGAGTCCCTTGACAACAGATAATACACATACTACATTAATAATACAAGTCAACTTTCATCAGAGAGTTAACTTGCGCCAGTAGCGGATAGCTCAAATGACAGAGCGCCCACCTTGCCCGTAAGGGCCGAAGTATCAAGGGTTATCGTATATAACTTAAACCCCTCGATCAAACTTCTGGAGGTGTAGGTAAAAATCCTACTTCGCTACACCAAATTCAGTACTGAGTCACGAATTTTAAATGTTTAACTAATAACTTTATATGTGGTGGGTAGCTCAGTGGATAGAGCGCCTAAATATCCTTATTCACCCCTTGCCTGAAAAGGCCGACGAATCGAGGGTTATCGCCTGCCAAGCGGGAGGTCGCGGGTTCGATTCCCGCTCCACTACACCAAATCTAGTGCTGAAACTTTTAATTTTTAATTTTTAATTTTTATGTGGCGGGTAGCTCAGAGGTAGAGCGCTAAACATCCTTTTTCACCCCTTGCCTGCAAAGGCCGACGAATTAGGGTTATCGATTAGGGTTCGAGAGGTCGCGGGTTCGATTCCCGCTTCGCCACCTTTCATTTTTGCCCGCGAGGGCCGGGAGATGAAGCGATGAATTACAATTTTTTCACTAAAAATAAGACTAAAACACCCCAAAATCAGCCTATCCCCGGACGAGAAGCAGAAATGGTTCAGGGACACTCCGGCGGCTGGATGTTTGATGCTGGCATTTGGAAAATGCTGCGTCGCTGTCTTTTGGTTGGCACAGCAAAAAGCACTTACTACGCTGGTAAACAAGAATTAACTGAGGATTTTGTGACAGTTGTAAGACTTGCTGTTGCCGAAAATCCCGGTCGTGTAGCGGAAGAAATTTTGTATGCTAGCGATGGACGCGCCATCAATAACAGTGCGCCTATCTTAGCTTTGGTGCTGCTGTCGATGGGTGAAACACCAGAAGCAAAACAGGCATTTGGTGAAATCTTCCCGCAAGTTGTTCGCACTGGTAGCCACTTCTACGAATGGCTGAACTACACCAAATCTCTGCGGGGATTTGGCAAAGTAGTGCGGGAAGCTGGTAAAACTTGGCTCTCAAGGGAAGATGTTAAGGGTTTAGCTTATCAACTGTTGAAATATCAACAGCGTCAAGGCTTCTCCCACCGAGATGCTTTGCGGTTGTTCCATGTCAAACCGCCTACAGAAAATCACCGTCAACTATTTGAGTGGGTAGTTAGAGGCTGGGAAGAATTGCCAACAGACATTCCCTCAGAGGCGTTAGCGCAGATTTGGTGGTACGAGTGGCTTAAACGGAATCCCACCCAAACCCATGAAGCTATTTCTCAAGGACGCTTAACCCACGAAATGGCAGCACCTGTGGGCAAAATGGATAAGCAAGCTTGGCAGTTGCTATTTCAGGAAATGCCAATAAGTGCAATGTTACGTAACCTGGGTTCTTTAACTGAACTGGGTGTGTTACGAGCTGATGAAAACGCTAATTTGCTACGAGTGGAAGCAGTTCTTAATCGCAGAGAACATCTGCGTAAAGGTCGCATCCATCCGATTGATGTTTTGAAAGCACTCAAGACTTATGAATCTGGTGGAACATTAGGACGTAGTAAGAAAACTTGGAATCCAGTTCCTCGGATTGTGGACATTTTAGAAAA
The Nostoc punctiforme PCC 73102 genome window above contains:
- a CDS encoding DUF6887 family protein, whose protein sequence is MTDRNLAAMSREQLRDYVKKHPQDQAAFQTYMDRLQNEPGIEITSMDQFEQLVRERIRQSQNE
- a CDS encoding quinone-dependent dihydroorotate dehydrogenase, whose product is MDIYKFAISPLLFNVVKTDPEWLHQQTIRSFSWLSQTPTSWANQRLQKSLSLYDSHLEQKLFGLNFPNPVGLAAGFDKDGVAAGIWSNLGFGFAELGTVTFHAQPGNPRPRLFRLPLDKAALNRMGFNNLGAAAMATRLVQEKQESTNLIPIGINLGKSKVTPLEEAAQDYLDSFRLLKDLGDYFVVNVSSPNTPGLRSLQDASMLSAILNLLQQENTTHKPIFVKIAPDLDWVAIAEIISLAKTYNLAGIIATNTTIRRDGLKTQVINQTGKSPQEEAGGISGEPLRDRSTEVIRFIWQQTQGEIPIIGVGGIFSPEDAWEKITAGASLIQVYTGWIYEGPLMVRRILEGLLSKLEQNGFNSIREAVGLEIKSKK
- a CDS encoding TROVE domain-containing protein translates to MNYNFFTKNKTKTPQNQPIPGREAEMVQGHSGGWMFDAGIWKMLRRCLLVGTAKSTYYAGKQELTEDFVTVVRLAVAENPGRVAEEILYASDGRAINNSAPILALVLLSMGETPEAKQAFGEIFPQVVRTGSHFYEWLNYTKSLRGFGKVVREAGKTWLSREDVKGLAYQLLKYQQRQGFSHRDALRLFHVKPPTENHRQLFEWVVRGWEELPTDIPSEALAQIWWYEWLKRNPTQTHEAISQGRLTHEMAAPVGKMDKQAWQLLFQEMPISAMLRNLGSLTELGVLRADENANLLRVEAVLNRREHLRKGRIHPIDVLKALKTYESGGTLGRSKKTWNPVPRIVDILEKAVELSFDVVQPTGKVFMHAVDISGSMGSLVADMGLTCCEIATTMALVTAKAEKNYMIRGFSTEFRELGISAKDSFSSAVRKASNQNFGGTDASVAYDWMIKNKFKADVVCFWTDSESWAGYKHPSQALKEYRKKVNPNVKAVYVTLTPYQITLVDPEDSLSWDLAGFDPGTPRIIQMLATGEL